One genomic region from Pseudanabaena sp. FACHB-2040 encodes:
- a CDS encoding TIGR02652 family protein produces the protein MVNSALQYPIYGPEIQCPHCRQTIPALTLTDTYLCPRHGAFEADPDSKELVHLQSGRHWRQWDGEWYRQHTHPDGIRFEIHEALDRLYTQGYRATRVIIADRYKDLVNAYLERSTPWRGQVDPATPPRLYGLPVEFSSSSEEDPQWAVINFNLEKEPGVPVRYPYFRLFE, from the coding sequence ATGGTAAATTCAGCGTTGCAATATCCCATCTATGGCCCAGAGATCCAGTGCCCGCACTGTCGTCAGACGATTCCGGCCCTGACCCTGACAGACACGTATCTATGTCCTCGGCATGGGGCTTTTGAAGCCGATCCTGACAGCAAGGAACTGGTGCACCTCCAGTCTGGACGACACTGGCGGCAGTGGGACGGCGAATGGTATCGCCAGCACACTCACCCCGACGGCATTCGCTTTGAGATCCACGAGGCGCTGGATCGTCTTTACACTCAGGGCTATCGGGCCACCCGGGTAATTATTGCTGATCGCTACAAAGACTTGGTCAACGCCTATCTGGAGCGCAGCACCCCTTGGCGCGGACAGGTTGATCCAGCTACTCCACCCCGTCTTTATGGTCTGCCGGTTGAGTTTAGCTCCTCTTCCGAGGAAGACCCGCAGTGGGCGGTGATTAACTTCAACCTGGAAAAAGAGCCAGGTGTGCCAGTTCGCTATCCCTACTTTCGGCTTTTTGAGTAG
- a CDS encoding photosystem II protein Y yields MDWRVVVVLLPIIIAGSWAVFNIGRAALAQVQTFLNNREA; encoded by the coding sequence ATGGACTGGCGAGTTGTGGTCGTTCTATTGCCGATTATCATTGCCGGAAGCTGGGCCGTTTTCAACATTGGTCGGGCCGCCTTGGCTCAAGTTCAAACCTTTCTGAATAATCGGGAAGCTTAA
- a CDS encoding gamma carbonic anhydrase family protein, producing MSNSTPLLQTPGGYWAEPDISLAAFVAPNATVIGNVQLSQGTNIWYNAVLRGDVEVIRIGAFTNIQDGAVIHGDPGQPTVLEDYVTVGHRAVIHSAQVEQGSLIGIGAIVLNGVRIGAGSIIGAGAVVTKNVPPQSLVVGLPGKVVRPVSDEQAAELIEHAKKYHQLALVHAGKGRDLGFS from the coding sequence GTGAGTAACTCGACTCCCCTTTTGCAGACCCCAGGCGGTTACTGGGCAGAGCCTGATATCTCTCTAGCCGCCTTTGTCGCCCCTAATGCCACTGTAATCGGCAATGTGCAACTCTCTCAAGGCACAAATATCTGGTACAACGCCGTTTTGCGCGGTGATGTAGAGGTCATTCGTATCGGAGCCTTTACTAATATTCAAGACGGAGCCGTGATTCACGGCGACCCAGGCCAGCCCACTGTTTTAGAAGATTACGTCACGGTTGGCCACCGAGCCGTCATCCACAGTGCCCAGGTTGAGCAGGGCAGCCTCATTGGCATTGGTGCCATCGTTCTCAACGGCGTTCGTATTGGTGCTGGTAGCATCATCGGTGCTGGCGCTGTTGTCACCAAGAATGTGCCGCCCCAATCTCTGGTGGTGGGGTTGCCTGGGAAAGTAGTCCGCCCCGTCTCCGACGAGCAGGCCGCGGAACTGATTGAACACGCTAAGAAATATCACCAGCTGGCTCTGGTTCATGCAGGGAAGGGGCGGGATTTGGGGTTTAGTTAG